The Fulvivirga ligni genome window below encodes:
- a CDS encoding aminotransferase class V-fold PLP-dependent enzyme, whose protein sequence is MFENTKAEFSLPDNEIFLNCAYMSPLLKCVEEAGMKGIMKKRNPASISVDDFFEDSALLRREFARLIGADNPNRIVTIPSVSYAISTVANNIPLKPKNNIVVAAQQFPSNYYPWEKICSHGQAILKVVSPDEGSNRGKSWNKNLLEAIDSNTKVVALGHIHWADGTLFDLKAIREKSREVGAVLIIDGTQSVGALPLDIKELQPDALICAGYKWLLGPYSIGVAYFGPYFDNGSPLEESWINRENSENFSDLVNYRSGYQPGSLRYEVGEHSNFVLLPMMLEAIKKLNEWGVSNIQEHCHNISKDALLRLEGSKFYTEHAEFRAAHMFGIKCREELDSELLSKKLKENQISVSMRGNAIRIAPHVFNTKADIETLIDLLLEF, encoded by the coding sequence ATGTTCGAAAATACCAAAGCCGAGTTTTCACTTCCTGACAATGAAATTTTTCTCAACTGCGCTTATATGTCTCCGCTACTGAAATGTGTAGAAGAGGCCGGCATGAAGGGAATAATGAAAAAGCGAAATCCCGCTAGTATTAGCGTCGATGATTTTTTTGAAGACTCAGCACTCCTTCGCAGAGAATTCGCCAGGTTGATAGGTGCTGACAACCCCAATAGGATAGTTACCATTCCATCCGTAAGTTATGCCATATCTACAGTGGCTAATAATATACCTTTAAAACCAAAAAATAATATTGTAGTAGCTGCACAGCAATTTCCCAGCAACTATTATCCGTGGGAAAAGATTTGCAGCCATGGCCAAGCCATTTTAAAAGTGGTTAGTCCGGATGAAGGTAGCAATAGAGGAAAAAGTTGGAATAAAAATCTTCTTGAGGCCATTGATTCTAACACTAAAGTGGTGGCGCTGGGCCATATTCATTGGGCTGATGGCACCCTGTTCGACTTAAAAGCAATAAGAGAGAAAAGCAGAGAGGTGGGTGCAGTGCTCATTATAGACGGCACTCAATCTGTGGGCGCTTTGCCTTTAGATATAAAAGAACTACAGCCAGATGCACTGATATGTGCTGGTTACAAATGGCTTCTAGGTCCATATTCTATTGGTGTAGCCTATTTCGGACCATACTTCGACAACGGATCACCTTTGGAGGAAAGCTGGATAAATAGAGAAAACAGCGAAAACTTCTCAGACCTTGTAAATTACAGATCTGGATATCAGCCCGGATCATTAAGGTATGAAGTGGGTGAACATAGTAATTTCGTGCTCCTTCCTATGATGCTGGAGGCCATAAAAAAGCTAAATGAATGGGGCGTTTCGAATATTCAGGAGCACTGCCATAATATCTCCAAAGATGCACTTTTAAGGCTGGAAGGATCTAAGTTTTATACAGAGCACGCCGAATTTAGAGCAGCACATATGTTTGGCATCAAGTGTAGAGAAGAACTAGATAGTGAGTTACTAAGCAAAAAACTAAAAGAAAATCAGATCAGCGTATCAATGAGGGGCAATGCCATAAGAATAGCACCTCATGTATTTAATACTAAGGCCGACATTGAAACACTGATAGATCTCCTGTTAGAATTTTAA
- a CDS encoding YciI family protein yields MRFFIALLFVIASFSSGFGQTKFMFVFLNTNPSKEELPEEKVKSLQASHLANIKKLAEEGKLLVAGPFDSGGGIFIMNTSSVEEAREWINTDPAIKANRYKIEILPWTPRRGSACLAKADAEFQTYTFIRFNSYITKFNVRDAPELFRQHDVYLQEIEKTGNVISEGVFDNSDGTTLIMEGEVAKAVIMNDPSVKNGIIIPEIKKIWVAKGSFCENSN; encoded by the coding sequence ATGAGATTTTTTATTGCTCTCTTGTTCGTTATCGCAAGCTTTTCCAGCGGTTTTGGTCAAACTAAATTCATGTTCGTTTTTCTTAACACCAATCCTTCCAAAGAAGAACTGCCTGAAGAGAAAGTTAAGAGCCTGCAGGCAAGCCACCTGGCCAATATTAAGAAGCTGGCCGAAGAAGGAAAACTTTTGGTAGCCGGGCCTTTCGATAGTGGCGGAGGTATTTTCATAATGAACACCAGTTCTGTAGAGGAGGCCAGAGAGTGGATAAACACTGACCCAGCGATAAAGGCAAACAGATATAAAATTGAAATATTACCCTGGACTCCCAGAAGAGGTTCAGCTTGTCTGGCTAAGGCAGATGCAGAATTTCAGACCTATACCTTCATCAGGTTTAATTCTTACATCACCAAATTTAATGTACGAGATGCACCAGAACTCTTCAGACAACATGACGTATACTTACAGGAAATAGAAAAAACCGGCAACGTAATTTCGGAAGGAGTTTTTGACAACAGCGATGGCACCACTTTGATTATGGAAGGAGAAGTAGCTAAGGCCGTGATCATGAATGACCCTTCAGTAAAAAACGGAATTATAATACCGGAAATAAAAAAAATATGGGTAGCCAAAGGCTCTTTCTGTGAAAATAGTAATTGA
- a CDS encoding alpha/beta hydrolase has protein sequence MKFLKWLIGIFAVLILFYFVGPKVKEPTLNKDLPEVSRFLYQLESDIEDHEKAVDGIKPDNEARIVWYDSAYTKTPYSIVYLHGFSASQMEGFPMHRDLAKRYGCNLYLSRLHSHGLDVKEPMLDLTVENLVNSAKHAIAIGEQLGDKVILLSTSTGGTLSLYLAGGNDKIAGLIMYSPNIDIYDPLSDILSMHWGLQIARIVEGGDYYEWELDKERQKYWQNRYRVEALPQLQELLEVTMTEETFESVTQPVFLGYFYKNDTVQDNTVSVSAMLEMYDELGTPENLKRKAAFPEAGHHVIGSTLTSKDVPTVRKETFKFMEEVLKIKPAPAKVENVTADSTAATTPI, from the coding sequence ATGAAATTCTTAAAGTGGTTAATAGGGATCTTTGCAGTTTTAATTCTCTTTTATTTTGTGGGTCCGAAGGTAAAGGAGCCTACCCTGAACAAGGATCTGCCTGAGGTAAGTCGCTTTTTATATCAGCTGGAATCAGACATTGAAGACCATGAAAAGGCGGTAGATGGCATAAAGCCAGATAATGAAGCCCGCATAGTGTGGTATGATTCGGCTTATACAAAAACACCTTATAGCATTGTGTATTTACATGGCTTTTCCGCTAGCCAAATGGAAGGATTTCCCATGCACAGAGACCTGGCTAAAAGATACGGATGCAACCTCTACCTTTCCCGTTTACACTCTCATGGCTTGGATGTCAAGGAGCCTATGCTTGACCTTACTGTGGAAAATCTGGTGAACTCGGCCAAACATGCCATAGCCATCGGTGAGCAGCTAGGCGATAAGGTGATCTTACTGAGCACCTCTACCGGAGGTACATTATCACTATATCTGGCGGGTGGCAATGACAAAATTGCTGGCCTAATTATGTATTCACCTAACATTGATATTTATGATCCGCTATCAGACATACTCAGCATGCACTGGGGTTTACAAATAGCCAGAATTGTAGAAGGTGGCGACTATTATGAATGGGAACTCGATAAAGAAAGGCAGAAATACTGGCAAAACAGATATCGGGTAGAAGCGCTACCGCAGCTACAGGAACTATTGGAAGTGACCATGACTGAAGAAACTTTCGAAAGCGTTACTCAACCTGTATTCCTGGGTTATTTCTATAAAAATGACACCGTTCAAGATAATACCGTTTCCGTTTCGGCCATGTTGGAAATGTATGATGAATTAGGAACTCCGGAAAACCTAAAACGAAAAGCAGCCTTTCCAGAAGCTGGCCACCACGTAATAGGCTCCACCTTAACCTCTAAAGATGTACCTACCGTAAGAAAAGAGACTTTTAAGTTTATGGAAGAAGTGCTCAAAATAAAACCTGCTCCTGCAAAGGTTGAAAATGTGACTGCTGATAGCACTGCTGCTACAACTCCGATTTAA
- a CDS encoding HTTM domain-containing protein: protein MLHKLFRPVDNSPLIVFRIIFGLLLTAEAWGAIMTGWVRRAFIDPQYNFPFIDFSWLHPLPGDGMYYYYAIMGAAGVMITLGLYYRASMSIYAIMWAGVYLMQKTNYNNHYYLMMVLCFLMVLMPAHRYASLDVKRKPALKSLSCPQWCLSLFAYQMTVVYVFASLAKMYPGWLRCEPIEIWFAAKSDYWLVGPLLAKHWFQVMVAYLGVAFDLIIGPGLLWKKTRKYAFIAAVFFHLFNSAIFQVGVFPYMGIAISIFFFDPDLIKHIFLKRKPVFKDTTQSTYSPRYKQFISGAFIIYFAFQIMLPLRHWFFPGEVHWTEEGHRLSWRMMLRVKSGSVFFIVVDPKTKEEWKVYPIAYITRKQSAKVATHPDMCWQFVQILKEDYAQKGYPDVQIFAHGKAKLNQGEYHPLYNPEIDLAQVEWHRFGHSEWLLPFKSEL, encoded by the coding sequence ATGCTCCACAAGCTCTTCCGGCCTGTAGATAACAGCCCTTTAATAGTATTTAGAATCATCTTTGGCCTTTTGCTCACTGCTGAGGCCTGGGGTGCTATAATGACAGGGTGGGTAAGAAGAGCCTTCATTGATCCTCAATATAACTTCCCTTTTATAGATTTTTCATGGCTGCATCCGCTGCCGGGAGATGGTATGTATTATTACTACGCCATAATGGGAGCGGCAGGAGTCATGATTACTTTGGGTCTATACTACCGCGCCTCCATGAGCATTTATGCCATTATGTGGGCAGGAGTATACCTGATGCAAAAGACCAATTATAATAATCACTATTATTTAATGATGGTTCTTTGCTTTCTCATGGTGCTTATGCCGGCGCATCGCTATGCCTCTCTGGATGTAAAGAGAAAGCCGGCTTTAAAAAGCTTGAGCTGTCCGCAATGGTGCCTGTCATTATTTGCCTATCAAATGACGGTGGTTTATGTGTTTGCTTCTTTGGCAAAGATGTACCCCGGATGGCTAAGATGTGAGCCTATAGAAATATGGTTTGCAGCCAAAAGTGACTATTGGTTGGTAGGGCCACTACTAGCCAAGCACTGGTTTCAGGTCATGGTGGCTTATTTAGGAGTTGCTTTTGATCTAATTATAGGGCCAGGATTACTCTGGAAAAAGACCAGGAAGTATGCCTTTATTGCAGCTGTATTTTTCCACCTCTTCAATTCAGCCATCTTTCAGGTGGGCGTTTTCCCGTACATGGGCATTGCCATAAGCATCTTTTTCTTCGACCCAGATCTTATTAAACACATTTTCCTTAAAAGAAAGCCTGTATTCAAAGACACAACTCAGAGCACTTATTCCCCTAGATATAAACAATTTATAAGTGGAGCATTCATAATCTATTTTGCTTTTCAAATTATGCTGCCTTTAAGGCATTGGTTTTTTCCTGGTGAGGTTCACTGGACTGAGGAGGGGCACCGTCTTTCCTGGCGAATGATGCTGAGAGTAAAATCTGGCAGTGTATTTTTTATTGTGGTAGATCCTAAGACTAAAGAAGAATGGAAAGTTTACCCAATAGCATACATCACCAGAAAGCAATCTGCTAAAGTAGCTACCCATCCGGATATGTGCTGGCAATTCGTTCAAATACTCAAAGAAGACTACGCTCAAAAAGGATACCCTGATGTTCAGATTTTTGCTCATGGCAAAGCGAAGCTCAATCAGGGTGAATACCATCCTCTCTATAATCCTGAAATAGATTTAGCTCAGGTGGAATGGCACCGTTTCGGCCATTCCGAATGGCTGCTGCCTTTTAAATCGGAGTTGTAG
- a CDS encoding porin family protein, whose product MRKKLLFLSFLFISIGSYAQVELGVKFSPTISTSRVSSDADDVNFDGNGAALRFAAGPFADIAFSENYYISTGLFLVSNRATFEVTSGPERHEEEHNLQYLQVPLALKLYTNEIALDKRIYFQVGTTMEFKVKEKSDSEIQLIEDFKLFNSTLQVGFGLDYKIGLNTSLFGGLSYNRGLINAVSERAEGVPKFTLKNDYVGIDLGIKF is encoded by the coding sequence ATGAGAAAAAAACTGCTGTTTCTATCATTTTTATTCATTTCAATAGGTAGCTATGCCCAGGTAGAGCTTGGCGTAAAGTTTAGTCCTACTATATCCACATCCAGAGTTTCGTCAGATGCTGATGACGTAAATTTTGATGGTAATGGTGCGGCTTTAAGGTTTGCTGCCGGCCCTTTTGCAGACATTGCTTTCAGTGAAAATTATTATATAAGTACAGGTTTATTTCTGGTGAGTAACAGAGCTACGTTTGAGGTTACCTCAGGTCCCGAAAGGCATGAGGAGGAGCATAACTTGCAATATTTACAAGTGCCATTGGCTTTGAAACTTTATACTAATGAAATAGCTCTTGATAAACGTATTTATTTTCAGGTGGGTACTACTATGGAGTTTAAGGTAAAAGAGAAAAGTGACTCAGAAATTCAACTGATTGAAGACTTCAAACTCTTTAATTCCACGCTTCAGGTGGGCTTTGGGCTTGATTATAAAATAGGTTTAAACACCAGCTTATTCGGAGGGCTTTCTTACAATCGTGGTCTTATTAATGCGGTTTCGGAACGTGCTGAAGGGGTGCCAAAATTTACGTTGAAGAATGATTATGTGGGGATTGATCTGGGTATTAAATTCTAA
- the gldB gene encoding gliding motility lipoprotein GldB — MKKGFPLLLISGVIAFFIVSCNEKYDECVFQPDVSGQEVSLDFERLDHKLLGAKTKPELREFLNEYPVIREYFLRRTQYPNDSVMMDALLMRFQNPHIDSLSKAIDDVFGDLSELKSELNGAFTNLRYYYPEAKLPKVKFVATGLDSDLFISDSLIVIGLDYYLGDGAKYRPIGLYDYMLERYRPSYITPSIMLLYGISPNYNKTNITDKTMMADMVGYGKSFYFAKHMMPCTPDSVLIWYSQEEMKGTRENQDIVWAHFLENQLLYETDHLIKKKYIEERPKTYEIGEKAPGRVGTWVGWEIVKQYMARNEEVTLPELMENTNAREIFDKSHYKPKN; from the coding sequence ATGAAAAAAGGTTTTCCACTTTTACTAATAAGCGGAGTTATAGCATTTTTTATTGTTTCGTGTAATGAAAAATATGATGAATGTGTGTTTCAGCCCGATGTGTCCGGTCAGGAAGTGAGTCTGGACTTTGAAAGACTAGATCATAAACTATTAGGCGCCAAGACCAAACCTGAGCTCAGAGAGTTTCTTAATGAATACCCGGTAATTAGAGAGTACTTCTTAAGAAGAACTCAATACCCAAATGATTCAGTAATGATGGACGCCTTGCTTATGCGTTTTCAAAATCCGCACATTGACTCCCTAAGTAAGGCCATTGATGACGTATTTGGTGATTTAAGTGAATTGAAAAGTGAGCTGAATGGAGCTTTCACCAATTTAAGATATTACTACCCGGAGGCTAAGCTGCCTAAGGTTAAGTTCGTTGCTACTGGCTTAGACAGTGACCTGTTTATCTCAGACTCTCTTATCGTAATAGGTTTAGATTACTATTTGGGCGATGGTGCTAAATACAGACCTATCGGATTATATGATTACATGCTGGAAAGATATCGTCCGAGCTATATTACTCCTTCTATTATGTTATTATATGGCATTTCTCCTAACTATAATAAAACCAACATCACTGATAAAACCATGATGGCGGATATGGTTGGTTATGGCAAATCTTTCTATTTCGCTAAGCACATGATGCCCTGTACTCCTGACAGTGTTTTGATATGGTACTCCCAGGAAGAAATGAAAGGTACTCGCGAAAATCAGGACATTGTATGGGCACATTTCCTTGAGAACCAGCTATTATATGAGACAGATCATTTGATAAAGAAAAAATATATAGAAGAACGTCCTAAAACCTACGAAATTGGTGAAAAAGCACCTGGAAGAGTTGGTACATGGGTTGGCTGGGAAATAGTAAAGCAGTATATGGCCAGAAATGAAGAGGTCACTTTACCCGAGCTGATGGAGAACACCAATGCCAGAGAAATCTTCGACAAATCTCATTATAAACCTAAAAACTAA
- a CDS encoding type III pantothenate kinase: MFLAVDIGNTNVVFGLHNGEEWTTVWRLGTKDEAQEMLSQSLNTHLAGITIDQVAISSVVPFFTKVLQKQLADKFKITPYMIGESSYSALPIEVLHPDKIGSDLVADALAGYTKFNDDCLVVDFGTALTFTIVANKKIKGVNIAPGLKTAMKALATSAVKLNEIPLELPASVIGTDTTSAIQSGILWGYVGLVEKMIERIEDELKTDMKVIATGGLSKVLEPLQAQFDTIDGNLTLEGIRLIYEANH; this comes from the coding sequence ATGTTTTTAGCAGTAGACATCGGAAATACAAACGTGGTATTCGGACTTCATAATGGTGAAGAATGGACTACCGTATGGCGACTAGGCACAAAAGATGAAGCACAAGAGATGCTGAGCCAGTCGTTAAATACTCATTTGGCAGGCATTACCATAGACCAGGTAGCCATAAGTAGTGTAGTACCCTTTTTCACTAAGGTTCTACAAAAGCAGCTGGCTGATAAGTTTAAGATTACTCCTTATATGATTGGAGAATCCAGCTACAGTGCCCTGCCTATTGAAGTATTGCATCCTGATAAAATTGGTAGTGATTTGGTAGCAGATGCATTGGCTGGTTATACTAAGTTCAATGATGATTGCCTGGTGGTTGACTTCGGTACGGCTCTTACTTTCACCATTGTTGCCAATAAAAAGATCAAAGGGGTTAATATAGCTCCTGGTTTGAAAACCGCTATGAAAGCTTTAGCCACCAGCGCAGTAAAACTGAATGAAATTCCGTTAGAGCTCCCTGCTTCAGTAATAGGTACAGACACTACCAGCGCCATTCAATCTGGCATTTTATGGGGTTATGTAGGTCTGGTGGAAAAAATGATCGAAAGAATAGAGGATGAGTTAAAGACTGACATGAAAGTGATTGCTACGGGCGGTCTTTCTAAAGTTCTAGAACCTCTACAGGCTCAGTTTGACACCATTGATGGAAACTTAACATTAGAGGGAATTAGACTTATTTATGAAGCTAATCACTAA
- a CDS encoding DUF697 domain-containing protein: MFKQLKTIGLLVSVALIVGFILFAINQIIAFHANLTTVNPTLAWLVTGFISITLLLLILIPFVLILRLPKSVAYPTNMEDEERYHTILKARLRKNRLIKKSGIDIEKEDGLKTALELLNQEAQSVIKATAKSVFLTTAISQNGKLDALTVFVTQSRMIWRVAHIYWQRPSIKDMITLYGNVGATALIASELDEIDITRQVEPIINAVLRSPGRSIPVIGHAAHIITDSLLEGSTNAFLTLRVGIVAQRYCGSWDVADRKSIRRNSFVTASVLLKSLVLESSGKVITSVMNAIKDAGKNTFKTSMKGMTGIFKKKQEIEVKE, encoded by the coding sequence ATGTTTAAGCAGCTGAAAACCATCGGTCTATTAGTATCTGTAGCCCTTATTGTGGGCTTCATACTTTTCGCCATTAATCAGATTATAGCATTTCATGCTAATCTTACCACGGTAAATCCTACCTTGGCTTGGCTGGTTACGGGCTTTATCAGCATTACCTTGCTGCTGCTCATACTTATTCCGTTCGTGCTTATTCTTAGGCTACCCAAATCTGTGGCCTATCCTACTAACATGGAGGATGAAGAACGGTACCACACCATCTTAAAAGCACGCCTAAGAAAAAATCGCCTGATAAAGAAGTCCGGGATTGATATTGAAAAAGAAGATGGCCTAAAGACCGCTTTGGAATTATTGAATCAAGAAGCTCAATCTGTTATTAAAGCAACCGCTAAAAGTGTTTTTCTTACCACCGCTATTTCTCAAAATGGCAAATTAGATGCGCTTACTGTATTTGTAACCCAAAGCCGGATGATTTGGAGAGTAGCTCACATTTACTGGCAGCGCCCCTCCATCAAAGATATGATTACGCTTTATGGTAATGTGGGTGCCACTGCCCTCATCGCTTCTGAGCTTGATGAAATAGACATTACCCGACAGGTAGAACCTATCATTAACGCGGTTCTACGCAGCCCGGGAAGGTCAATACCAGTTATAGGTCATGCCGCCCACATTATTACAGATAGTTTATTGGAAGGCTCCACCAATGCCTTCTTAACGTTAAGAGTTGGCATAGTGGCACAGAGATACTGCGGCTCATGGGATGTGGCTGATAGAAAGTCGATTAGAAGAAATTCTTTCGTAACGGCTTCTGTACTACTTAAATCTTTAGTGCTGGAATCATCAGGAAAAGTGATTACCAGTGTAATGAATGCCATTAAAGATGCGGGCAAAAATACCTTTAAAACCAGCATGAAAGGTATGACTGGCATTTTCAAGAAAAAGCAGGAAATAGAGGTCAAAGAGTAA
- a CDS encoding OmpA family protein translates to MKHFKIFVFVLLAFNIFSLLARPSGSTIAQENSTLQESTDSTLRVYFYLDASVMMPKSKETLERVMNFMLENEEAEIYVHGHTNGNHTGPITVIGSANDFFHLDEVHNKSIYGSARKLSKIRAQTVKEYLTTHGIDNKRIHPIAWGGDKMLYTSDGDKQWHNARAEIELVP, encoded by the coding sequence GTGAAGCACTTTAAGATCTTTGTTTTTGTCCTGTTGGCTTTTAATATTTTTTCTTTACTTGCTCGTCCTTCTGGAAGCACTATAGCTCAGGAGAACAGTACACTTCAAGAGAGCACTGACAGCACGCTGCGAGTGTATTTTTATCTTGACGCCTCTGTAATGATGCCCAAGTCCAAAGAAACTTTGGAAAGGGTCATGAATTTCATGCTTGAAAATGAAGAAGCGGAAATTTATGTTCACGGCCACACCAATGGAAACCATACCGGACCAATTACAGTGATAGGTAGTGCCAATGATTTCTTCCATCTAGATGAGGTTCATAATAAAAGTATTTACGGTTCTGCCCGAAAGCTTTCAAAAATAAGAGCCCAGACCGTGAAGGAATATCTTACCACCCATGGAATAGACAATAAAAGAATTCACCCAATTGCCTGGGGTGGAGATAAGATGCTCTATACCAGTGATGGAGATAAACAATGGCATAATGCCCGAGCCGAAATAGAACTTGTGCCCTAG
- a CDS encoding dipeptidase, translated as MTSKEYIESNKQKFLDELLDLLRIPSVSADRKFKDDVLKTADVIKSHLEKAGADNVEVCPTAGYPIVYGEKIIDESLPTVLVYGHYDVQPADPYELWDSPPFEPVIKNDKIYARGACDDKGQMYMHVKAFETMMATDTLSCNIKFMIEGEEEVGSDNLGIFVKENKEKLAADVILISDTAIISNNDPSITVGLRGLSYLEVEVTGPNRDLHSGVYGGAVANPINVLCEMIASLKDENNHITIPGFYDKVAELTADERAAMNKAPFNLDEYKKDLDIDDVQGEDGFTTLERVGIRPTLDVNGIWGGYIGEGAKTVLPSKAYAKISMRLVPDQVSKEITELFTNHFKSIAPKSVKVKVTPHHGGEAAVTPTDSPAYLAASAAFEEAWGKTPIPTRDGGSIPIVALFEKELKVNTVLMGFGLDSDAIHSPNEHYGLFNYFKGIETITMFYKHFAKQK; from the coding sequence ATGACTAGTAAAGAATATATTGAAAGTAATAAGCAGAAGTTTCTTGATGAGCTTCTGGACCTTTTAAGAATACCATCTGTAAGTGCCGACCGCAAGTTTAAAGACGATGTGCTTAAAACTGCAGATGTTATAAAGTCTCACCTTGAAAAAGCGGGAGCCGATAATGTAGAAGTTTGTCCTACAGCTGGCTACCCAATTGTTTATGGTGAAAAAATCATAGATGAAAGCCTACCTACCGTATTAGTTTACGGTCATTATGACGTACAACCTGCTGACCCATATGAGCTTTGGGATTCACCTCCTTTTGAGCCTGTTATAAAAAATGATAAAATCTACGCGCGTGGTGCCTGCGATGATAAAGGCCAGATGTACATGCACGTAAAAGCCTTCGAAACCATGATGGCTACAGATACGCTTAGCTGTAACATCAAGTTTATGATTGAAGGTGAAGAGGAAGTAGGATCTGATAACCTTGGCATCTTTGTGAAAGAGAACAAAGAGAAATTGGCCGCTGATGTTATTCTTATTTCTGATACAGCGATCATTTCTAACAATGATCCATCTATCACAGTGGGTCTTAGAGGACTAAGCTACCTTGAAGTAGAAGTAACAGGCCCTAATAGAGATCTTCACTCTGGAGTTTATGGTGGCGCTGTGGCTAACCCGATCAATGTTCTATGTGAGATGATTGCCTCGCTAAAAGATGAGAACAACCACATCACCATCCCAGGATTTTATGATAAAGTGGCCGAGCTAACTGCTGATGAAAGAGCAGCTATGAATAAGGCGCCATTTAATCTTGACGAATACAAAAAAGATCTTGATATAGATGATGTACAAGGCGAAGATGGATTTACAACTTTAGAAAGAGTGGGCATAAGACCTACGCTGGATGTAAACGGAATCTGGGGCGGCTACATTGGTGAAGGAGCCAAAACTGTATTGCCATCTAAAGCTTACGCTAAAATTTCAATGAGATTAGTGCCTGATCAGGTATCAAAAGAGATAACTGAGCTTTTTACTAATCACTTTAAATCTATCGCACCAAAGTCTGTGAAAGTAAAAGTAACGCCTCACCATGGTGGTGAAGCCGCTGTTACTCCAACAGATTCACCTGCTTACCTGGCAGCCAGTGCAGCATTTGAAGAAGCTTGGGGCAAAACTCCAATCCCTACACGTGATGGTGGTAGTATTCCTATTGTAGCCCTTTTTGAAAAAGAGCTAAAAGTAAATACTGTACTTATGGGCTTCGGATTAGACTCTGATGCTATCCACTCGCCGAATGAGCACTATGGCCTTTTCAATTACTTCAAAGGAATTGAGACCATCACCATGTTTTACAAGCACTTTGCGAAGCAAAAATAA
- a CDS encoding KTSC domain-containing protein codes for MHRKYVKSSVIESIGYRQVSETLEIKFLDSGDIYQYFDVPNQVHFDLMHSISKGQYYNEYIKNYYEESKVT; via the coding sequence ATGCATCGAAAATATGTGAAATCTAGTGTTATAGAGTCTATTGGCTACCGGCAAGTATCAGAAACCTTAGAAATTAAGTTTTTAGACAGCGGCGATATCTATCAATATTTTGATGTGCCCAATCAGGTTCATTTTGACCTCATGCATTCTATTTCTAAGGGTCAATATTATAATGAGTACATTAAAAACTACTACGAAGAGAGCAAAGTGACTTAA